GTATGTTGTACTGTTGCAAATATGATACAGCTTATCAGTGTGGGGAATAAGGTGGAATCTCTAATTTGAtttaaatgtaatattttcaaataaactagTGAAAAGTTGTGAAAGAAATGTTTAATAATTAATCTATTGATGAATAGTGCAATTCTCTGCTCTGTCTATCagtgaataaaattaatgtgaGTGaacctattttattatttgattcactAGACATTGATGATATGTAATATACTAAATATGATATAATGTACTGACAGGGCACCcatgcttcgctacgggaattagaagatataattatttttgtgaaacatttataatctaaatcctaccaaaattgttataatcgtttctGAGATTacgccacaacttggcatgaaaatgatagagtcaaatcattcgaataattaattaatgtgttggaagtgctctgtagaagagtagtctaattgcagcgaattttgtagattattgggcggggcttaagagtcgacctcgactttattcattggtaATTAATAtctcccgttgacagttatgaaagcagtgatcatgttatttttgtttttgcttgatgcaattggagaataaattctaaattaggttgattcggaatttgatgtCTCTGGTAtacatggatctcttgcttattctggaatttttggcatagcctgtcgcttacttttcgtttcacttatccaaaagtgtgaaagcagccaatccactgattctttcttacatggaagtccattcataatagttggtataacatttattgtggcggatttctcatgtcctaaactttactatcataaatattagTGTGGGAtcaatttaatgtgaatttgcataaatctgaatagagttttattcaatcactttgtttattaactaccattatatgatttctttctttgatccTAGCTTGAACCAGAAGATTAGGAAAGAAAAattggatgtaaactaacatgtaactcaatttaatctctatctaaattgacaactttatttttttacttgTGATCTgttgtgtatttttgaaagaataagaactctcatagaattatttcaatgatctttaTTGAACACTGTATATTGTTAAATCGAATACGATACAGAATAGAAAAATGCTAGACAGGTGAACAGCGCCTTCATGAATGTGTCTGTGTTTGTGTTTCCAATGCCTGTCTGATCTTTTTGAATGTTGTAGTgtagaaatgtacaatagataataatttagattataatgcAAATGTTTGAAATTTGTGTGTATATAATGTTGTAATAAtcatatcatattcatgtataataaatgttgttggtaataaattgaatcattgtTTTCTCCATTTCTGTGTGATATTTTATGTTGGCTACTCTGTGTAGGCGGTAGTTCAAATATATATAACAATTCTCCCCcacgataataataattacaagttCAATTTATTGACTGGTCTTCGCTCTCGGTTGGAACGCCTAGGCTGGTCCTGGGCTCTGGAACTGGGATCAACCTGTTGCTCAACAACTCCAGTTGTTGACATGGGTGTTCTCTGTTGCATGTCTGCATTTTGAGGTGGTTGCAGGGCATGTTGTGTCAAATCCGTGTTCATGTCAGTTGGTTGGTGATATTCTTGACCAGAAACTGGAACATCTTGTTGGTTGCTGTACAATTGTTGTCTTGGTCTGAAGTCAGGTATCTTCAAGGTAACAATTGGTCAAGTGCATTCTTGGTGAGAGGAATTTCACATAGTTGAAATTGATCGATGTGTCTCTTGATTGTGTATCCTTCATCCAGTTCAACAAGGTAGTGGAGCCTACCAAGACATTCTACAATGGTTCTGTAGCGCCACTTGCCTGATGTGGTGTAGTTACAAGCCTGCACCCTTGCTCCTAAGGGCAAATGATGGACTAGTTCAGGTGGTGGTTGAACTGCTAGGTTGATGTCAGGGATAGTGGGTTTGTAGATGTCTAGATGTGTTTGTAGTGGACGACCCATGAAGAGTTCTGCTGGTGCTTCTCCTGACTCCAATGGTGTAACACACAGTCTGAACAGAGCTGCATGGAAATTCTCATGATGAGTGCCTTCATCAGATGTCATTGTCTTAAGTTTCTTCTTGAAAGTCTGGACGTAGCGTTTAGCCAATCCATTTGTTGCTGGGTGGCCTGGGGCAATAAATCTTTGTTTTATT
The genomic region above belongs to Nilaparvata lugens isolate BPH chromosome 5, ASM1435652v1, whole genome shotgun sequence and contains:
- the LOC111053530 gene encoding uncharacterized protein K02A2.6-like, which codes for MKALARRHCYWKNIDKDIEAAVRSFRSCCEFKADPKEAPLHVWDIPESNWKRVHKDYAGPYKGNYYLILVDAKSKWPEIAVTATPPTTNPTIRMLREIFSHNGLPEILVSDNATLFTSNDFQAFCKRNGIKQRFIAPGHPATNGLAKRYVQTFKKKLKTMTSDEGTHHENFHAALFRLCVTPLESGEAPAELFMGRPLQTHLDIYKPTIPDINLAVQPPPELVHHLPLGARVQACNYTTSGKWRYRTIVECLGRLHYLVELDEGYTIKRHIDQFQLCEIPLTKNALDQLLP